From Roseburia hominis, the proteins below share one genomic window:
- a CDS encoding DUF1294 domain-containing protein: MKGIDMELKVTICVLYFAVVNLAAFVAFGMDKRRALRQKWRIPERTLLGIAAAGGAVGALLGMHIFHHKTRKLKFSLGVPVFLAMHVLVIYIVFR; the protein is encoded by the coding sequence GAATTGACATGGAGTTAAAAGTCACAATTTGTGTTTTATATTTTGCTGTGGTAAATCTGGCCGCTTTTGTCGCTTTTGGCATGGACAAAAGGAGGGCTCTGAGGCAAAAGTGGAGGATACCGGAGAGAACCCTTCTGGGGATAGCCGCAGCCGGAGGCGCGGTCGGTGCGCTGCTGGGAATGCACATTTTTCACCATAAAACGAGGAAACTGAAATTTTCTCTTGGGGTTCCGGTGTTTTTGGCGATGCACGTGTTGGTGATTTATATAGTATTTCGATAG